TCGCCTGTGCTTTTTAGGAATTCCAGTCCTCCTGTACTCAGTTCTCTCCGCCAGATACATTTCTGTGCATTCTTTAATGAAATCTTGATCGTAGTACCATTTCTTCATGCAGTCTTGCatctttgtattttcttttctacATTTTACAACGTGTAACAATCCACTATCGAGACAGCACTGATGAAATTCTGCGGAAGGAAAGGTTAAaaacgtctctctctttcttctcttattCTTGCAAAATTACATGATTACCTTTGACTTCATCGACGCATTTTTCTGTTTTGGTTCTTTCTCGCATCAGCTTGGGCACCAGTATGTCCTTCTCTACCTTCCTCATTGACTTGTCGTCGGGATCACCTGAAACAACGACGAAATGAAAGATACAAGTACCACTCTAACCTCaaagaaagaattaaataaattttatacatgcaTAATAAGTGACTAATAAGTAACATTTCATTTTTGTCTATTTCGATTGAGTTATGAACGGTCAGATCCCGTTAACGTCTCCCTGTCATGAATATAACCTGTCATCGGGGCGGCTTTCGTTCTTCCGCGTCGCTGAATCAGCGcaatgaaattatttcgttCTTTGGCAAAGGTGAGGAAATTGTCCGCGAAACGCGcgtcaaaaaataaaaattttacccAGTCCCATCGGGCCCCCGCCAATTTTAGGCGGCTTGTACTCCGCCTGCTCTTTCATTATTATGGTGCTTTCGGAGCTCCTGCAGAAGACAACTGAGCTAACCAATACACAGCTAGCTGCGGTCCGCACTCGTGAGTGTGCAGATTTGAGGTTTGTCAGTTGGCAACTTCGGGAGGAATGATCGTTCCTTTCGCCGCGACGAGAGAGGAACTCCGTTGTTAAGAACGAGACAGAACAGTAAGGATCAGCTTGACACTCTGACACAAATAAAATCGTGCGAGCCGCGAGGTGGGACTATCGGAAAACCAGAAAACCCCGTAGCGTTCTTTTCCTAACCTCGAAATGCCCGTGCGCGCACAATGACATTTCGAATTCCCG
The Ooceraea biroi isolate clonal line C1 chromosome 4, Obir_v5.4, whole genome shotgun sequence genome window above contains:
- the LOC105275305 gene encoding COX assembly mitochondrial protein homolog isoform X1, with amino-acid sequence MKEQAEYKPPKIGGGPMGLGDPDDKSMRKVEKDILVPKLMRERTKTEKCVDEVKEFHQCCLDSGLLHVVKCRKENTKMQDCMKKWYYDQDFIKECTEMYLAERTEYRRTGIPKKHRRSTKVDISI
- the LOC105275305 gene encoding COX assembly mitochondrial protein homolog isoform X2, which codes for MKCYLLVTYYACDPDDKSMRKVEKDILVPKLMRERTKTEKCVDEVKEFHQCCLDSGLLHVVKCRKENTKMQDCMKKWYYDQDFIKECTEMYLAERTEYRRTGIPKKHRRSTKVDISI
- the LOC105275305 gene encoding COX assembly mitochondrial protein homolog isoform X4, whose product is MTGDPDDKSMRKVEKDILVPKLMRERTKTEKCVDEVKEFHQCCLDSGLLHVVKCRKENTKMQDCMKKWYYDQDFIKECTEMYLAERTEYRRTGIPKKHRRSTKVDISI
- the LOC105275305 gene encoding COX assembly mitochondrial protein homolog isoform X3, producing the protein MLLISHLLCDPDDKSMRKVEKDILVPKLMRERTKTEKCVDEVKEFHQCCLDSGLLHVVKCRKENTKMQDCMKKWYYDQDFIKECTEMYLAERTEYRRTGIPKKHRRSTKVDISI